The genomic window TGTagttgataaattttcatactctcgtttttccgacatgttgggggtaaaaaaataaatataaagttacatgaatattccctatttcaaagttttcgtaaatgtaaaCGTTGTAGGTTACACCGGAATGAAGcaactcacgaagtttcgtaagAGTGTTATTCACGAAAACATACCCattctgtactgtagactattgGTGAAATGATACcacattcattaaaattgatgaagttAAAAATACCAGAATAAAACATctttgagaaataatatatagaaattattcCGTATTTAGAGACTTACCAGCCTGAAATAAGTCTTGGCTAACCTAAACGTCTGGATTGAATCCAATTCTTAACACCATTGCCACATTCTGACACCCCAACCGTTCACACATCTTTCGACACTTGATTAGTCTCATTCATGACCCTCCTTTCTTCTTGGTTGCGTTTATTTTGGCACTCTTTCTACTTCTATTCTCTGTGGTGTGGCCTTTGCTTACTATGAGAAATTCTCCAATCTATGATagcaataataatttgaattcgaACTTTTTACAGGCAATGAAAGAACGACAGATCGAAATTGGAATGGAAAGAGATGTTTTAGCGTTACGTAAACGTAATTTACTAGAAGATAAATCAAATTTGCGTGGTGAAATTCAAGAAcgtttactaaaaaatgaacagtacaaaaaaaagtatataaatacaCACACTCTTTATGTTTATTCAACTTCCAACTTTTACTTGAgccataaaatttacaatacatGCAAATCACTTTTCAGATTCGAATACCAAGTATCACTGTTAGGTACTGATGATGACGGAAAACCTCTATCACCAACatacttcaaattaaaaaagactCAGGAGCGAGTGTTATTACAACAAGAGGGTGATGAAtgggatttaaaagtaaaacaagCTGAACAGGAAATTGTTGCAATGGAAAATACATTAAAGCTGGTCAATATCagtaatgataaatttaaaatgagttTACATCCTGTTGAAGAAGCAGGTCAATGTTTAATATAGCTCGTTTTACGATTACTTTGCAATAATTCTAACCACACACGAATTCCTTTTTTTCTAGTAGAAAATCGGGCCACTGTGACTTTAGAGGAAATTAAGCATCGGAGGCTATTAGCACGACAGAAGTCGTCTCAAATGCCCCTTCCATATGAGCCTATCATTCCTGTAGCAAGATGTTCCGTAATTTACAAGGAATGGCTATGACAAAcccatcttgattactgggaCTTTGCGCAGGGAAaaactgtgtataaccacaACTAGCTCAATCGACTCTGCTCGCTTTAAACTTACTAGAGCACAATTGAGAAGGCTAATGATTCCCCTTTTAGATAtggaaaatttatcaattttcggggggggggggggggcgttgtgaaaatgcaatttttcgaacttttctgttaatttgactttattcgATTAGTGAGAGTCCATCTTTTTTaacatgtatagaacagaaaatcgttattcTTGGGTGATTTTTTGTGCGTACTCTTAACAtttaacaatcaagcacttaaaatgcaattaggtCAAACATTTTTTCAGGATGTTATTGAGtttacgatttttttacttgaaaactggagggtttagagaaaaatgtcttagaacatattttgttaattttgacccaaattataagaaaaatttttccgaagcaattcggtcaatattatttattcgtttaagaaaaattagtttaaacaataccCTACCGGGTTGCCAACCGAcaacctgcacttttacgttcaagAGACATTTTTGAGACGGaatcctgcaaaaattttccatccgaaaattattcatgatcaatgacggattttaccgGGTCTAGTACGTAGGCTGGTAAAACTTCTATTCATTCAGTTTTTTCTTATCTGTAGATCGCAAGAATCTATTAACAGAATAGGATTCCGTAACTTGAGAAAGCTGAGTTGTGAAAGAGAGGCTGTTTacgaaataataatactaataatctattaattttataattgtaggGCCAGAGgaagaagaatttaaaaaaatcgaacaaGAGCATTATTGTTTACTGAAAAAATTACGTGCAACGCAAAGGAAGCAAATTGAGTGTTGCAAAATAATCGAGAACTTAACAGGAGAAATGAAAATTGTAGATGatcatttactaaaattttataacgaaaaatCGTAAGCATACAAATTCTATTTATCCTCTCTTTCTcgttttttgtacactcatggaaccgtatcataaaatttactaaccgttaaatttcatttttttaaatagtcgtCTTGAAAATGATTTAGCAGCAAGCGAGAAAGATATTTCTCTTCAAGAAGATCGTTTAACAAGAGCAAGACGTACGTTGAGCAGGTTGTCTGCGAAAGTTCGACCCACTCTACAGCAACCATTtgaggtaaaataaattttatcatttactaTTATGTAAACTTATTCAAATATTCGACCTCACTTTAACCAACGCTATAccaagtttaattaaatttcgaaacaaaacttttttccgTTATTTTGTCGTTTTTAAAGGGCAAAAAAAAGtgcatttctaataaaattgcACTATTAAATTTCGGGGCCCGATATTAAACATCGGACTTCTATTAGTGCGACTAGTCCATATTTTGATTGTACGATcaagcaaaaattaattttaattttttatttctagagAGAAATTTCAGTACgtaatttaatcgaaaataatCAAAGTGCAATGCAACAAATACTTGAATTAAACATACGACATCTAGAGACGAGTCCAAATATTACACGTTTATGTGACTATTATCGAATTTCACTGCCCGGTATAGAAAGATTTCGGCCAATTCCAAGACGTTTATCGCAATTAAGTTTACCACCACCCATGTCTGCagatcaatcaatcaatcaatcaactACAAGTGAAAcaacaaattcaatttataatgcAGCTAGATCATTTAGCTCTCTTCAAAGTGTTTCTAcaacaaatattcaattttcatcgAGTGGTAAACCCACTTCAAGCGGTGGTGGTAGTgatgttgttaaaattaaatcttcatcttcaataaaaaagaaaaaataaatcattttaaacaaataaaaaagaatattgtataaaaatttatataataaatggtttttatcaattttatgtacctgtttattattaatataattttaatatttgatgtaTCATCAAATAACTACAAATGATcataagcaaaaaaattcttatCGCGAGCTCATTAACGGAACATAATGCGTACGTCTTGAGCATTCACGATTAAAAAAAGGTAGCTTATTGAAACATGGGGGTGCAAAATCTCTAAAGAATAAAGATCGTCGCCACTGAAAATTTTCCTTTGTTCTGTCGTGTCAAATGACCCGTTCTTAGGTTAGTagtggaaaataaatttcaataatttgatgaatgattcaaaaatttttgataaatttctgattagaaattattatttcatgaatCTAGATGATTATATGACCTAGAAATTAGTGTGAAAACAGTTTTTCCATCATATGAGTTTATACAAAGTTGGTTAAACGCCTGGTATAAAAGCaatgtgttttttatattaaaacaagtaaaCAAACTATGAAACTATAAAAACGCAATTATTCAGAAGAGCCTTCGAAACAAAAATAGCTTACCAAATATCACACAAATAGTACCAAATAGCACAcaaatttgcaataattttaatatacattgaTTGATCATTTTGCATTCGCCATAATATAACGCAATTATTCACATTTACAGTTTATCATGAGAACCATGACACAAAGAGGATAGGATCATGACATATCTCAATTATTAAAGGTCCATCTATACTTCAGTGAAATATCCCCTACTCTTATCTATTTTGCATAGAAATGCATGGATTACAAAGATGTCTAACCATCCCTTTTACGGAAGTGTTTGAATTTATATCTATTGCTCTGAACTAAAACTTCGTTTACTTATTATCAAACCAATAAACATTATTAGTTCCAATTTCTTTTTTCACAACACTGAACTGAAGTTTCCGTCGGGTCTGACATTTGTAGAGAAACATTAATGAATCAGTCTGAACGGTCTCTGCAAGTACACTTAACGGTCTGAACGCACagaataataaatacacaaatattttggTTGAAGAATTGCACGAGCTGATAACaatcctaaaaaaataataacaacaaatttcaaaataaacttttaaaataatgaatgctTATTTACAATCTTTACAATGCCGACTCTGTGCTGAATGGAAATTagcaaatgaattaataaatattaaagaagaagaagcgattaatttaaatttagaattgaaaatacaacaatgcttaaatttaaattttgttaacacACAATTACCCAACAATGTTTGTTTATTGTGCTGTGACAAAGTTGGGTCTACGTATGAATTTCAGGAACTTGTAAAGAAAGCGCAACaatgtttattaaattcaattgcagagaagaaaacaaatttaaaaaccaaatttccTGAATCTGAAAATGATTCGTATCAATATGTACAATCAGTATTAAATGACTATGAGGATGATGTATCAATTAATGAAGGTTTGGACAGTTTAAATTTGATAGTAGTTTatccttttaattttattggatttttagATGAAGATCTCATTAGAAGTAAGGTACAAACAAAAACTACTGGATTAAATAATGTAGGTAATgaatgttgataatttttataatctccGAAGACTATTAATACTTACTTTCTTTTAGAAGTCTAGTAAAAAACGCTGTGAAAGAAAACGAAGAAAAGGAGATCGAATTCCGAGGAAAAGTAagattttttaaacagaattcttattaaaactcaaataaaaaatacgtttaaTTTCTTGTAGATGGTAAAACAGCCGTAACTTTAGATCCGGATACAGCTAAACAAAGAGCTGAACGGAGTGAATTAATACGACAAATTAAAGAtggtattttaaatacttaGACTATTATAAGAGTTagataaataaactaaaaataattgcttttaGAATGGAAACTATACAAATGGAAATGCATTTTATGTGAAACAATTTACACGTCTGTAGAAGAATTTCGTAACCATTTTAAAAACGATCACAAACAAAATCCAATTTACAGTTGTACAGAATGTTCAAAAGTTTATGAATTGTACGACACTTTCAAACGGCATGTCGGATCACAtaggaataaatttaaatttaagtatgtTCTATTTAAGGTACTATAGCAGTATCGAGGATCACAGTTAACTactattttttagaatttctgAGATCATATATCCctatattgagaaaaaaaaattaattttttttaccgtaCCGTTtcagaaatataattaattaaaattatgcaaatacACGAGCTTTTGTGTCTTTGTTCAATTTTACCGGAAATAGTTTGTGtaaaattcgaaattatttagataaaaatttattttataatatttagttgtAAAAATCAGGTGATAAAATACACGAATATCACTGGCCAAAGAGGGTCACGTGATGTATGATATGAAGGATGTATGTCACAATTATCAGATACTTCGAAAGTATAAATTGTGAATCACGAACTCATATAACAAGAACGTGAAGCTCCTATGCCGAGCTAAATGCGCCCGTGgctaaatttatttagaagCTGTCTTTCTCTCGAACGAGAGAGGAAGCGATGTTtacatatatatgttcttgGTTCGAACCATGGAGTGTAGAGGTAAAGAAGCGctatttgtagtaggctgagtttaaagttctgatttcggttaagtatcttaaaaaatgttactcATCACCTGTataactgtgcaaaatttcaaatcgatattcctataaataatgaaataatgagGATGtctaaatgcgacacactgtataattataaatttttttaaaaacataatatttttagatgtCATTTATGCTCACGATATTTCCATCGTAGTAAACTTTATAAAGATCATTTAGAAACTCATACAACCGTGAAAAGGTGTACGTGCCCAAAAtgtggaaaaatttataaaacttcaaACACTTTACGAGTACATTTACGAACACACCAAGTGATTTCAAAGCGTAAATATGAATgcgaattttgtgataaaaaattaaacaccaAGTCTGGTCTTTTATATCATAAGAAAATTCATTTaggtacaatattataaatattagggGCGGCAGAAGACTTGAATACGGCagttgcctgatgtcgaatttgctaTATTACGCATAAGAATGTAAAACTACACTCGATACTATGTCAaagtttgaaagtaaaattaaaattgattaaaaaacgaaagaagTTATTAGCACtcaaagattgttgtccatctccttttagcaaaacaaagtttaaacgtatctctatggtgatatagAACAATGACGTCATTtacctatatcttcctctttgtttaattagaaattttaaacgttcattttttgcgtacttctaaagattttcaaaaacctacttcacttttctgtccgtgcagtgacaattcttcacctgaagtgataaaaaaattaagtcagcATGCTCATTGGTTGTTGAGTACTGTTCACACACGGAATGAAAATTCCCAACTTAAATTCAACCTCCCAAAGTATTCAATTCCATGGgaacttaaatattaatttgttattggCATGGCTCTTAATTGTGGCAGAAATAtctaaatataaagaaaagtaTATCCCCGACTTGAGATTGTGCAGTGTCGAGATGTACAGTGACTATGTACTTAATTCGATTCCGTAAACtattagtttacaaaataatttaaataaatttttagttcagTACTAGAGCTTTTATTACACAAGGAAAAACGTTCGAGGTTTAAAACTTCGTcgctgaaaattttcgaataaacaCTCCATTCGACCTCCACTTCCTCTGCCGCTCCTTTAATTCGATCATGATTAATTTCTGTTATTCACGTAAATGGTTAATGTTGCAGGTGAAAAGGATTTCACTTGTGATCAatgtggtaaaacatttttaataaatagttcatTAAAATATCATGTGAGCACTGTACACTCTGATGACAAGCCATTCTGTTGTGAACATTGTCAGCGAACATTTAAAACGCAACGATTATTAAAAGTTCATTTGCAAGTTCACAGCGATGAGAAACGACACGCATGTGAAGTATGTGGAAAACGGTTTCATAGGAAAGAATCATTATCTTTGCACTCGTCAGTACATACTGGAGTGTTGGCGTACGCATGTGAATATTGCCATAAAGCTTTTAGAACAAAACAATTGTTACAGGTTAATATTTAACTATGAAACCTATAAAATAATTGGTACAATTCGaaacatgtaaaataaaatgtataatatttttaggtcCATGTTAGACAACATACCGGCGAACGGCCTTATGCGTGTTTAGAATGTAATCACCATTTTACAAATTCCTCAAATTACATTAAGCATATGAGAGGAAAACATGGTGTAATGAGTACTAGAAAAAATGCTACCTATAGAGTTACTGAACCACCTGTAGAGAAAGAAAagccaataaaaaattaattaattcatcaacaaatttttttttcttatttaattacaatttcttTTAAACAGAAGCCAAATGAATTAAGAACCTTCCTCCGATTTTTATCCGCTCAATATCACAAGCTTTTTCACGGGTGATTTTTTCTCTTCGGGCAATACTCCATAGAGAGATAATATACTAATCGTtcagtttacatctaggcatagacgcaccacgagtatgacagagtatatgcgttaagcaatgcatctaagtaagagatatagatgttatatgaaattgtaaaGTACGTCTTACAACTctaagcgtcttacaactaggTTATCTTCcttcaagaaaaaattatatgtgtATTTCTTCTGTAAAAGTTGCTACCTAACTTTTcccatcaaatatttattaagcaaaattttgaaatcgaaatattttaataaaaagtttcatcAGAAgccaaaatatttaacataaaaatcttAACCGGTAATTCTTTTCTCTAAACACGGATTACTAAAAATTGCGATTACTTATGGAGTGAGTCACAATGCTTGTATTTTGCCAATATGAGCGTTTAGTTTTTTAGCTTTGACAGCGTAAAATGGCTCTGGCTGATCGCCTCTTTATAATCGTATCGAATAATGCACATTTTAGTATCagtctatttttaatataggtCTGTATACAATGATGACGTAAATATTCAACTATGGTGCATTTGGTGcagttaattaaaatgtaaacaaaaaattgccgAATATCTTGGTTGTAGAATTGTACAAGCTGAagaacatttataaatttaaatttattaataaaaaaagtatgagTGCTTATTTACAATGTAGACTCTGCGCTGAATGGAAATTaacaaatgaattaataaatattaaagaagaagaatcaattaatttaaatctagaattgaaaatacaacaatgcttaaatttaaattttgataacacaCAATTACCCAACAATGTTTGTTTATTGTGCTGTGACAAAGTTGGATCTACATATGATTTTCAAGAACTTGTAAAAAAAGCACAACAATGTTTATTAGATGCAATTgcagagaagaaaataaatttaaaaaccgaATTACCTGAATCTGAAAATGATTCGTATCAATATGTACAATCAGTATTAAACGACTATGAGGATGATGTATCAGTTAAAGAAGAAGGTTTGGTCTAAATTCTGTAGTTGTTCCCTTTTTTAACTTATCTACTAAAGCGACaaagttctttattttcttggtttgaTTTTAGATGAAGATGACGGTAGAATTATACAAAAACCAAATAGTATCAAATTAGAAAATGTAatagattttgaaataaattaattcccGATAAAGAATTAACTGTATATACTTAATCCATTTTCAGGATACAGGcgaaaaacaacaaattaaattacgGAAAATAAAAAGGGAACgaatccaaaaaaaatgtatgtggaTTTTTGATTAGGTACTGAATAATTTGTGCTTACAATACTTTTAACAAACATTTATCTTACTTTAGATACAAAAAAAGCAGCAACAACATTGGACCCAGAAATAGCCAAACGAAGAGCAGAAAGAAGTGAATTAATTCGACAAATTAAAgatggtattaaaaaaaaaaaaaaaaaaaaaaatttgtagtcacataaattaaagattgacTTTCTATTTTTAGAATGGAAATCATACAAATGGAAATGCATTTTATGTGAGAGTGAATGTTTATCGTTAAAAGATTTTCGTAACCATTTCACAAACGATCACAAACAAGATCCAATTTATAGTTGTACAGAATGTCCAAAAGTTTACGAATTATACGACACTTTCAAACGACATGTTGGATgccatagaaataaatataaatttaagtatGTTCTTTaaccaatttcattttaaactacAGGTTGTTTCAAAGCCAAATGTTTtcctttcatatttttgttcgCTTGAAACCATCTATAAGTCTGTAAACtgttgcaaaaaattaaaaaaaaaaaaaactgggtaTTCTCTATCACTTTTAGTTTCGATAGCATTAGAACCGAAAGTAGAGCTGAAAAGTTCCCAGGACAAAACCAAATTTGGGGGCCCCATCCAAAAATCATCGATTTTATAACTTAATTAAATGTGTAattttatctcttaccgtttaatTTTATCTCTAATCGACTTTAACCATTTGACTTCTTAGATTTAAGTTGTGGGTtggaatccaggcagcggcagtctgatcgtcgtcgcttggataagaacgaagtaaccgactccacccacatcataaaaaatttaattgtaatcggatgtagtttaataaataaagattaaaatgtGGAGgacctctgttatagacgtatatgTCTGAGgtacggaggttaaaccccattattattataaatattatcgaagataataaatgagaactctaggatatatcgaaatttatttccccattattattattatattaatactcAAACAAGACTATTGATTTAAGGTGCCAAATATGTTCACGCTATTTTCATCACACATCACTTTACAAGCTGCATTTAAAAACTCATTCCAAAGATAAGAATTACACATGTCCGAAATgtggaaaaacttttaaaacttcAAATACATTACGTGGACATTTACGAATACATCAGCCTGATTCTAAACCAAAATATGAatgtgaattttgtaaaaaaacattagaATCAAAATCAGGTTTAATGTATCACAAGAAAATTCATTTGGGTATGTTTTGGTTCTAAGAAACATTATTGTCAGAAATAAAAAGTAATCTTTACattcttatttaatattgtagGTGAAAAAGATTTTAGTTGTGATCAAtgtggaaaaatgtttttagcaaaaagtattttacaatGCCATATAAATACCGTACATTCCGATGTGAAACCGTTTAGCTGTGATCAATGTCAACGGACGTTTAAAACTAAACGAATATTAAAATCACATTTACAAGTGCACAGTGATGATAAGCGGCACGCATGTGAAGTATGTGGAAAGCGTTTTCATAGGAAAGAATCTTTATCATTACATTCGTCGGTACATACAGGAGTTTTAGCATTTACATGTGAATATTGCCATAAAGGTTTCAGGACAAAACAATTGCTAACGGTTAGTATTAGATTCGCATAACTGTAATTTTCAAAGCATTAcacatttttatagaaatagaaattttgatagaaaatagaACTATAGTAATATATATAGAATCTAATCgagatacttttaaaaaatgattgtaaTATTCTATTGATGACATTAAAAGTTTTACTTGTTCTGTATTCTAATTTATTGTTAGACGCATTAATTTCAGAAATCAGAACGTAATGATTGTGTAAAATCGAGTCGGTTGTATAGTCAGTATTGAACATAATTTACTTTTACAGGTTCATATTAGACAACACACCGGAGAACGTCCGTATACGTGTCTTGAATGCAATCATCATTTTGCAAATTCTTCAAATTATATCAAACATATGAGAGGAAAACATGGTGTAAAGAGTACAAGACAAAATCATTCAGAACAGAAGGAATCGCCTATAGATAAAGATACGttagaaaaatagaatttatacaCAATACCTTAATTGtactatactttaaaaaaaattttaataaacgattttttttagtaaattccaCGTCCTTGTCTATTtgcctatttttaaattaatatgagTAATAGCGTACAGTATAATGACATACAATTAGTTCGtttctgtttttataaaattttataaatgttcataTTACGGCAGAAATCAGAAATCAACTAAACCTTCTGAAGAATGCAATCTCGAGAAAACCTTTTAAAGATTTTACCTTTCGATACTTTTTTCTTACATTATGGCCTGTGTTATTCATACATAATCGTATgaattaaacttaaaacaagtgaaaataagcaactgattgagttaattgttgaaataccatgcatagacagtgttgattactctgtattattaaaatattaaaattcaataatacatattatacaatttacgcctaatttgcgccctcacgggtaaacagtgatgtttacgaaaaaatgtttcaaacaaaagttgtttattttttgataaggaagattttttacatttaaacttttgttctatctctaacggtgggtacaagatgggtcctacggacccattggtcaagacccaattgacctatgttgctcatttacgaacttgacctcactttttacgtcctgagtacgctgtaaaaatttcagcttgatatcttttatcgtttttgagttatcgtgttgacagacagacggacagacaaccgaaaatatataaacacctatatcaaaattttgttcttagcattaatatttttaagcgttacaaacttgggactaaacttagtataccttgcatattacatatatgcatggtataataattgaaaataaatttcttgagTTTAACTGATCTCTAACTTTATGAACGCACCCTtatgtcaaaattaaatttgtcaaatt from Chrysoperla carnea chromosome 2, inChrCarn1.1, whole genome shotgun sequence includes these protein-coding regions:
- the LOC123292940 gene encoding zinc finger protein OZF-like, translating into MNAYLQSLQCRLCAEWKLANELINIKEEEAINLNLELKIQQCLNLNFVNTQLPNNVCLLCCDKVGSTYEFQELVKKAQQCLLNSIAEKKTNLKTKFPESENDSYQYVQSVLNDYEDDVSINEDEDLIRSKVQTKTTGLNNKSSKKRCERKRRKGDRIPRKNGKTAVTLDPDTAKQRAERSELIRQIKDEWKLYKWKCILCETIYTSVEEFRNHFKNDHKQNPIYSCTECSKVYELYDTFKRHVGSHRNKFKFKCHLCSRYFHRSKLYKDHLETHTTVKRCTCPKCGKIYKTSNTLRVHLRTHQVISKRKYECEFCDKKLNTKSGLLYHKKIHLGEKDFTCDQCGKTFLINSSLKYHVSTVHSDDKPFCCEHCQRTFKTQRLLKVHLQVHSDEKRHACEVCGKRFHRKESLSLHSSVHTGVLAYACEYCHKAFRTKQLLQVHVRQHTGERPYACLECNHHFTNSSNYIKHMRGKHGVMSTRKNATYRVTEPPVEKEKPIKN